The Vicia villosa cultivar HV-30 ecotype Madison, WI linkage group LG1, Vvil1.0, whole genome shotgun sequence genome includes a region encoding these proteins:
- the LOC131620173 gene encoding alpha carbonic anhydrase 7-like: MNHQKILTKFLPNLLILVTILLLSTKWTIAQEVEDEREFDYIKGSKKGPSRWGELKKEWASCKNGKMQSPIDLANHRVKIVRKLGKVKKNYKSQNATIKNRGHDIQLKWEGDAGSLNINGTKFFLHQAHWHSPSEHTINRRRYAMEVHMVHESSKINGKSKIAVVGLLYKIGRPDPLLTKLSKYLKAMVDTEAERNIGVINPFRIKFRGKRYYRYIGSLTVPPCTEDVIWTIDKKIRSVSRRQMKLFREAVHDHAERNARPIQLLNKREIHFYGP; encoded by the exons ATGAATCACCAAAAAATACTCACAAAGTTTCTTCCAAATCTACTTATACTAGTCACTATCCTACTCCTTTCAACAAAATGGACCATAGCACAAGAAGTTG AGGATGAGAGAGAATTCGATTACATAAAAGGGAGCAAAAAGGGTCCTTCACGTTGGGGAGAACTGAAGAAGGAATGGGCATCATGTAAGAATGGAAAAATGCAATCTCCAATTGATTTGGCAAACCATAGAGTGAAGATAGTTCGAAAGTTAGGAAAAGTAAAGAAGAATTATAAGTCTCAAAATGCTACAATAAAAAATCGAGGTCATGATATTCAG TTGAAATGGGAGGGAGATGCAGGATCACTAAATATTAATGGGACAAAATTTTTTCTACATCAAGCTCATTGGCATTCACCTTCCGAACATACGATTAATAGAAGAAG gtaTGCCATGGAGGTACACATGGTTCATGAAAGCTCAAAAATAAATGGGAAGAGCAAGATAGCTGTTGTTGGGCTTTTATATAAAATTGGCCGCCCAGATCCTCTTTTGACCAAG TTGTCAAAATACCTAAAAGCCATGGTGGATACTGAAGCAGAAAGGAATATTGGAGTGATTAATCCCTTCAGAATCAAGTTTCGTGGAAAGAGATATTACAGATACATTGGCTCTCTTACTGTCCCTCCTTGCACTGAAGATGTCATTTGGACTATTGATAAAAAG ATAAGAAGTGTGTCAAGAAGACAAATGAAATTATTTAGAGAGGCAGTCCATGAT CATGCAGAGAGGAATGCCAGGCCAATACAACTcctaaataaaagagagattcatTTCTATGGACCTTAA
- the LOC131644631 gene encoding carbonic anhydrase Nec1-like: protein MKHQKIWINLLPNLLILVTILFLSTTWTIADEVEDESEFDYLKGSKKGPSHWGELKKEWATCKNGIMQSPIDLSSKIVKVVPKLGELKKNYKPQNAIIRNRGHDIQLRWKGDAGSININGTEFFLRQIHWHSPSEHTINGQRFDMELHMVHESLKICGKSKIAVVGLLHKIGGPDPLLTKLSNYIETIEHTGAERSVGVIDPSEIKFDGQKYYRYMGSLTVPPCDEDVLWTINKEIRSVSKEQLEILEDAVPDHAEMNARPVQLLNGREIQLYG from the exons ATGAAACACCAAAAAATATGGATAAACCTGCTTCCAAATCTTCTAATACTAGTAACTATTCTATTCCTTTCCACAACATGGACCATAGCAGATGAAGTTG AGGATGAGAGTGAATTTGATTACCTAAAAGGGAGCAAAAAGGGTCCTTCACATTGGGGTGAACTGAAGAAAGAATGGGCAACATGTAAAAATGGGATAATGCAATCTCCTATTGATTTGTCAAGTAAGATAGTGAAGGTAGTGCCAAAGTTGGGAGAACTAAAGAAAAACTATAAGCCTCAAAATGCTATTATAAGAAACCGGGGTCATGATATTCAG TTGAGATGGAAAGGAGATGCAGGATCAATAAATATCAATGGGACAGAATTCTTTCTACGTCAAATCCACTGGCACTCACCTTCTGAACACACCATTAATGGCCAAAG GTTTGATATGGAGCTACACATGGTTCATGAAAGCCTAAAAATATGTGGGAAGAGCAAAATAGCTGTTGTTGGGCTTCTCCATAAAATTGGTGGACCTGATCCTCTTCTCACCAAG TTGTCAAATTATATAGAAACCATTGAGCATACTGGAGCAGAAAGAAGTGTTGGGGTGATTGATCCTTCAGAAATCAAATTTGATGGCCAAAAGTATTATAGATACATGGGTTCCCTCACTGTCCCTCCTTGTGATGAAGATGTCCTTTGGACTATTAATAAAGAG ATTAGAAGTGTGTCTAAAGAGCAATTGGAGATACTGGAAGACGCTGTTCCAGAT CATGCAGAGATGAATGCTAGACCTGTTCAGCTCCTGAATGGAAGAGAAATACAACTATATGGCTAA